Proteins encoded in a region of the Sphingomonas sp. HMP9 genome:
- a CDS encoding VOC family protein, translated as MTLRPFHLAFPVHDLTAARTFYGATLGCREGRSSDHWIDFDLFGHQIVAHLDPSAKPVAVENAVDGHAVPVAHFGVVLTMDDWTTLSERVTAAGVKFGIAPYVRFKGQPGEQATMFFLDPSGNALEFKAFANDDMLFAT; from the coding sequence ATGACCCTGCGCCCCTTCCACCTCGCCTTCCCGGTCCACGACCTGACCGCGGCCCGCACCTTCTACGGTGCGACCCTTGGCTGCCGCGAAGGCCGCTCCAGCGACCACTGGATCGACTTCGACCTGTTCGGCCACCAGATCGTCGCGCATCTGGATCCTTCGGCGAAACCCGTCGCGGTCGAGAACGCGGTGGATGGGCACGCCGTCCCCGTGGCGCATTTCGGCGTCGTGCTGACGATGGACGACTGGACTACGCTGTCCGAACGCGTCACCGCCGCCGGCGTCAAATTCGGGATCGCCCCCTATGTCCGCTTCAAGGGCCAGCCAGGCGAGCAGGCGACGATGTTCTTTCTCGACCCCTCAGGCAACGCGCTGGAGTTCAAGGCGTTCGCCAACGACGACATGCTTTTCGCGACTTAA